From a single Paludibacter jiangxiensis genomic region:
- a CDS encoding mandelate racemase/muconate lactonizing enzyme family protein, with translation MKENEELIISGVDIYKSPIKLKEPFVISLGPLTHAQNVVVVIHTNKGISGFGECSPFMTINGESMETGFIVGQYLAKALKGKNALDIAGCTSTMTKTIYANYSIKSAFDIALYDIVSQHAGLPLYKFLGGSKTKSIYTDYTVSIGNPQKMVQDAIKIKEQGFTVIKIKLGESKEADIERIRLIREAIGMELPMRIDANQGWKTEEAAEILQAMKQYNIQLCEEPILREEFMELPRIKQMSPIPIMTDESCCNSYDAKRLNKLNACDFFNIKLGKSGGIFEALKIIDIAKQNNTQIQIGGFLESRLAFTASAHLALTSDLIIHYDFDTPLMFVEDPVVGGIVYGENGKVSLPETPGLGARMEDDYLSKLEKTSI, from the coding sequence ATGAAAGAAAATGAAGAGTTGATCATAAGTGGTGTTGACATCTACAAATCGCCTATCAAATTAAAAGAACCGTTTGTAATATCACTCGGGCCATTGACCCATGCACAAAATGTGGTCGTAGTAATTCACACCAACAAAGGAATTTCCGGTTTTGGAGAATGCAGTCCGTTCATGACTATCAATGGAGAGAGCATGGAGACTGGATTTATCGTAGGGCAGTATCTTGCAAAGGCTTTGAAAGGAAAGAATGCCCTCGACATTGCCGGATGTACCTCAACCATGACTAAAACCATTTATGCAAACTACAGCATCAAAAGCGCGTTTGATATTGCTTTATACGACATTGTATCCCAGCATGCCGGTTTACCTCTCTACAAATTCCTTGGAGGATCTAAAACTAAAAGCATATACACCGACTATACAGTCAGCATTGGCAACCCGCAAAAGATGGTGCAAGATGCAATTAAGATAAAAGAGCAAGGCTTTACTGTAATCAAAATCAAGTTGGGAGAATCAAAAGAGGCTGATATAGAACGCATACGGCTAATCAGGGAAGCCATTGGAATGGAGTTGCCCATGCGCATAGATGCCAACCAGGGATGGAAAACTGAGGAAGCAGCTGAAATATTGCAAGCCATGAAGCAATATAATATTCAACTGTGTGAGGAGCCAATCCTTCGGGAAGAATTCATGGAATTACCACGTATCAAACAAATGAGCCCCATACCGATAATGACTGACGAATCGTGCTGTAACAGCTATGATGCAAAGCGATTGAACAAACTAAACGCCTGCGATTTTTTCAACATCAAACTTGGAAAGTCGGGAGGAATTTTTGAAGCATTGAAAATAATTGACATCGCAAAACAAAACAACACGCAAATTCAAATTGGGGGCTTCCTGGAATCGCGACTTGCCTTTACAGCCTCTGCCCATCTCGCATTAACAAGCGATTTAATTATCCACTATGATTTCGACACACCACTGATGTTTGTTGAAGATCCGGTGGTAGGCGGAATCGTTTATGGAGAAAACGGAAAAGTCTCTTTGCCCGAAACACCCGGGCTTGGAGCCAGAATGGAAGATGACTATCTTTCCAAACTGGAGAAAACGAGCATTTAA
- a CDS encoding ExbD/TolR family protein: MPKIKSIARSPHIDMTPMVDLFSLLLTFFILTATFRPVDPAKLTIPNSVSEKVAPDNDIMTIFISTDKKIYFNFDNGKDTSKHFRAELLKAMATQYKINFTPKEITQFSRKSSFGMPMAYLKQWLNTEDSKESDKFQVGIPTDSIDNQFAWWVRSARTVNSQAQVAIKADGDAPYPVVKKVLDLIQKNGINKFNFVTTYDKQEVGIKDIPKQ, translated from the coding sequence ATGCCAAAAATAAAATCAATTGCGAGATCACCACACATAGACATGACGCCTATGGTGGACTTATTTTCGCTGCTGCTTACTTTCTTTATTTTGACTGCTACGTTTCGTCCTGTTGATCCGGCAAAATTGACAATACCTAATTCAGTTTCGGAGAAAGTTGCTCCGGATAATGACATTATGACTATTTTCATTTCTACGGATAAAAAAATCTATTTCAATTTCGACAACGGGAAAGACACTTCCAAACATTTTCGTGCGGAACTTTTAAAAGCAATGGCTACCCAATACAAGATCAACTTTACTCCAAAGGAAATTACACAATTTTCAAGAAAAAGTTCTTTCGGTATGCCAATGGCTTATTTGAAACAATGGCTCAACACTGAAGATTCGAAAGAATCCGATAAATTTCAGGTTGGTATTCCTACAGACTCTATTGACAACCAATTTGCTTGGTGGGTACGTTCAGCACGTACTGTAAACTCTCAGGCACAAGTGGCTATCAAGGCTGATGGAGACGCACCCTATCCTGTTGTTAAGAAAGTGTTGGACTTGATTCAAAAGAACGGAATTAACAAGTTTAATTTCGTAACAACGTACGACAAACAAGAAGTCGGAATAAAAGATATTCCTAAACAATAG
- a CDS encoding energy transducer TonB, producing MAMTNEKQYIESLEEMVFKNRNKEYGSYQLRKKYKKYVLISLAIGLFLLGAVIAYPLIKSFLDKENIGKKVQVETSVEITNQKDAPPPPPPPPPAEKIVEQVKFVAPKVTTDTTQVTKDFGKQVIMVETGGPPPVVEAPKVEPVVEVKQAPEEVFTIVEEMPAFPDGDVASYLAKNIKYPVVAQENGIQGRVICQFVVNKDGSIVDVQVVRGVDPSLDKEAVRVIQSMPRWTPGKQRNQPVRVKYTLPVNFKLQ from the coding sequence ATGGCTATGACTAATGAAAAACAGTATATAGAATCACTTGAAGAAATGGTCTTCAAGAATCGTAACAAAGAATACGGTTCTTATCAGCTCCGGAAAAAGTACAAGAAATATGTACTTATTTCCTTGGCTATCGGACTTTTCCTTCTGGGAGCTGTAATTGCTTACCCTCTGATAAAAAGTTTCCTTGATAAGGAAAACATAGGAAAAAAAGTACAGGTTGAAACTTCGGTTGAAATTACCAATCAAAAGGATGCTCCTCCTCCTCCTCCTCCTCCTCCTCCCGCAGAGAAGATTGTTGAGCAGGTGAAGTTTGTGGCTCCTAAAGTTACTACTGACACAACTCAGGTTACTAAAGACTTTGGTAAACAGGTGATCATGGTAGAAACAGGTGGACCTCCTCCTGTGGTAGAAGCTCCGAAAGTAGAACCGGTAGTTGAAGTAAAACAAGCTCCGGAAGAAGTATTTACTATTGTAGAAGAAATGCCGGCATTCCCGGATGGCGATGTTGCAAGCTATTTGGCTAAAAACATCAAATACCCGGTAGTTGCTCAGGAAAACGGTATTCAAGGACGCGTTATTTGTCAGTTTGTGGTTAATAAAGACGGTTCTATCGTCGATGTACAAGTTGTACGTGGTGTTGACCCAAGCCTCGATAAAGAAGCTGTACGTGTAATCCAAAGCATGCCCAGATGGACACCTGGAAAACAACGTAACCAACCCGTTCGTGTAAAATATACTCTTCCTGTAAACTTTAAGTTGCAGTAG
- a CDS encoding helix-turn-helix transcriptional regulator: MSMILSDMKLSEVILQHYVLMPVIRRFNIKLGFGEKTIKRVCEEYNLDTDLFLAVINLYIQQTYVMERPLTVGQVAATVEYLQNTNNLIMQSQFPNVERHLRALMSNSFEHNKTIGVINNFFQEIKSELLAGIEYDNKQRFPYIELLCSGKPEAWAQKPADSPVKEPVDEKIFDLRSMLMKYLTGEADQNLCYAVFFALFTLENDIRQYNKICERLLNPAINNLEKNAER; this comes from the coding sequence ATGTCAATGATTTTATCGGATATGAAACTCAGCGAGGTAATCCTTCAGCATTATGTGTTGATGCCGGTTATTCGTCGTTTTAATATCAAACTGGGTTTTGGAGAAAAAACGATTAAGAGGGTGTGCGAAGAATATAATCTGGATACCGACCTTTTTTTGGCAGTAATCAATTTGTATATTCAGCAAACGTACGTGATGGAGCGTCCACTGACGGTTGGTCAGGTTGCTGCAACGGTCGAATATCTTCAAAATACCAACAATCTTATCATGCAATCGCAGTTTCCTAATGTGGAGCGGCACTTGCGTGCGCTGATGTCCAATAGTTTTGAACACAACAAGACAATTGGGGTGATTAATAATTTCTTTCAGGAAATAAAAAGCGAGTTGTTGGCTGGAATTGAATATGATAACAAGCAACGATTTCCTTATATCGAGCTTTTATGTAGTGGCAAGCCGGAGGCATGGGCGCAAAAGCCAGCCGATTCTCCGGTAAAAGAACCGGTGGATGAAAAAATATTCGATCTGCGCAGTATGTTGATGAAGTACCTGACCGGTGAGGCAGATCAAAATCTTTGCTATGCAGTCTTCTTTGCCCTGTTTACCCTCGAAAACGATATTCGCCAGTACAACAAGATCTGCGAACGGCTTCTTAATCCGGCTATAAATAATCTTGAAAAGAATGCTGAAAGATAG
- a CDS encoding S66 peptidase family protein, protein MRPPYLQYGDKIAIISPSGNIDPTLIDNAAGVLESWGLTPVIGKNAKNQYGRYAGTRDERLEDLQWAFDQKDIKAVLCSRGGYGLVQIIDDVDFSHFELYPKWLIGFSDITILHLAIAAYDISSLHGVMAKDISANGEAADRLKQLLFGELSEYSDITPHPLNRTGKCQGKIIGGNLSVMCGMRGTHFDLDPVEKILFIEDIGEQPYQIDRFIWNLKIGGIFEQISGLIVGQFNEYDEDEDMKTTVYELIADAVAEYNYPTIFGFPAGHIDDNCSIPFGVQTTMNVTNDGAILKF, encoded by the coding sequence ATGAGACCTCCATATCTACAATATGGTGATAAGATCGCCATTATATCACCATCCGGAAATATTGATCCGACCCTGATTGACAATGCTGCCGGTGTGCTTGAATCCTGGGGATTGACTCCCGTAATAGGTAAAAATGCTAAAAATCAATACGGAAGATACGCCGGTACCCGTGATGAAAGATTGGAAGACCTACAATGGGCTTTTGACCAAAAAGACATTAAAGCTGTACTTTGCAGCCGGGGTGGATATGGTCTTGTGCAGATAATTGACGATGTCGATTTTTCTCATTTTGAACTATATCCCAAATGGTTAATCGGTTTTAGTGACATCACTATTCTCCATCTTGCAATTGCTGCTTATGACATATCTTCGCTTCATGGCGTTATGGCAAAAGACATTAGCGCTAACGGAGAGGCGGCTGACCGTCTGAAACAATTACTTTTTGGTGAACTGTCGGAATATTCGGACATTACCCCGCATCCGCTAAACAGAACCGGGAAGTGTCAGGGCAAAATAATAGGAGGAAATCTGTCTGTAATGTGCGGCATGAGAGGAACACATTTCGACCTGGATCCGGTAGAGAAAATTCTATTTATTGAAGATATTGGAGAACAACCATATCAAATTGACCGGTTTATCTGGAATCTTAAAATTGGAGGCATTTTTGAACAAATTTCAGGTCTCATTGTTGGTCAATTTAATGAATATGACGAAGATGAAGATATGAAAACTACAGTTTACGAGCTAATAGCTGATGCTGTCGCTGAGTACAACTATCCTACCATCTTTGGGTTTCCGGCAGGACATATTGACGATAATTGTTCAATTCCCTTTGGAGTTCAAACCACAATGAATGTCACAAATGATGGGGCTATATTGAAATTCTAA
- the hflX gene encoding GTPase HflX gives MIEQTEIYSEQTVLVGLITREQNEQQAKEYLSELAFLAETAGAIPVKKFFQRLDYPHPKTFVGQGKLEEIKNYIIDNEEIGMIVFDDELTPAQLKNIEDALQIKVLDRTNLILDIFAKRAQTAHAKTQVELAQYQYLLPRLTRMWTHLERQRGGIGMRGPGEAQIETDRRIILTKISLLKEELKAIDKQKASQRKNRGKMVRVALVGYTNVGKSTMMNLLSKSDVFAENKLFATLDTTVRKVIIDNLPFLLTDTVGFIRKLPHHLVESFKSTLDEVREADLLIHVVDISHPNFEEQYEIVNKTLIDINKEEKPTIVVFNKTDAFTYTPKAEDDLTPLTKENISLEELEQTWMAKMHDNCIFISAKNRTNIEALRSLFYGKVKEIHITRFPYNDFLYQNYTEEDFE, from the coding sequence ATGATTGAACAAACCGAAATTTATTCAGAACAAACGGTTCTCGTTGGCTTAATCACCAGAGAACAAAACGAACAGCAGGCAAAAGAATATTTGTCTGAACTGGCTTTTCTTGCCGAAACAGCAGGTGCTATTCCTGTAAAAAAATTCTTCCAGCGATTGGATTATCCTCATCCTAAAACATTTGTGGGACAAGGAAAACTGGAGGAAATTAAAAATTACATCATCGACAATGAAGAGATCGGAATGATTGTGTTTGATGATGAACTTACTCCGGCACAACTCAAAAATATTGAAGACGCTCTCCAAATAAAAGTCTTAGACAGAACAAATCTGATTTTGGACATTTTTGCTAAGAGAGCCCAAACGGCTCATGCCAAGACCCAGGTGGAGCTTGCCCAATACCAATACTTGTTACCCCGTCTGACCAGAATGTGGACTCACCTTGAGCGTCAAAGAGGTGGTATCGGTATGCGTGGTCCGGGTGAAGCTCAGATTGAAACCGATAGACGTATCATTCTCACAAAGATTTCCTTACTCAAGGAAGAACTTAAAGCTATTGATAAGCAAAAGGCCTCTCAACGAAAAAACAGAGGCAAAATGGTGAGGGTTGCTTTAGTAGGTTACACCAACGTTGGGAAATCTACCATGATGAACTTATTGAGCAAATCGGATGTTTTTGCAGAAAACAAATTATTTGCCACTCTTGATACCACCGTCAGAAAAGTCATCATTGATAACTTACCATTTCTTCTGACCGATACTGTTGGTTTTATAAGAAAACTCCCCCACCATCTGGTAGAATCGTTCAAATCAACGTTAGATGAAGTGCGTGAAGCTGACTTACTCATACATGTTGTCGACATTTCGCATCCGAACTTTGAAGAACAGTATGAGATTGTGAATAAAACGCTTATTGACATCAATAAAGAAGAAAAACCAACTATTGTTGTCTTTAATAAAACTGACGCATTCACATACACGCCAAAAGCAGAAGATGACCTCACTCCTCTCACAAAAGAGAACATTAGCCTTGAAGAATTAGAGCAAACGTGGATGGCAAAAATGCACGACAATTGTATTTTTATATCTGCCAAAAACCGAACAAACATAGAAGCTTTAAGGTCTCTTTTCTATGGGAAGGTCAAAGAAATTCATATTACCCGTTTTCCTTACAACGACTTTCTATATCAAAATTATACAGAAGAGGATTTTGAATAA
- the ppdK gene encoding pyruvate, phosphate dikinase: protein MSTKNVYSFGNKTAEGDGKMRDLLGGKGANLAEMNLIGIPVPPGFTITTEMCNEYYRIGQDAVVQLIKPEVEAAMKQVEDAVAGPKFGDNTNPLLVSVRSGARASMPGMMDTILNLGLNDAAVETLAAKSGNPRFAWDSYRRFVQMYGDVVLGMKPVSKEDEDPFEVIIHKAKHDKGIVNDTDLTTEDLRELVVKFKAAVKENTGKDFPTDPWEQLWGAVMAVFDSWMNERAILYRKLNKIPAEWGTAVNVQAMVFGNMGNNSATGVAFTRDASTGEDLFNGEYLINAQGEDVVAGIRTPQQITIEGSRRWAALQNISEDVRKEQYPSLEEAMPAAYAELNEIQQKLENHSADMQDIEFTIQDGKLWLLQTRNGKRTGAAMVRIANEMLKEGMIDEKTALLRIEPQKLDELLHPIFDPKAVKSAKVMAKGLPASPGAATGRIVFFADDAEEWAEKREKVILVRIETSPEDLRGMHVAQGILTARGGMTSHAAVVARGMGKCCVSGAGEIKIDYKARTITMRGTTYNEGDWISLNGSTGDVYDGKVNTKDAEVSGDFAEIMTLADKYTKMDVRTNADTPNDARVARGFGAKGIGLCRTEHMFFEGVRIKAMREMILSKDEAGRREALKKLLPMQRGDFEGIFEAMDGFGVTIRLLDPPLHEFVPHQLATQKELATEMGLTLDEVVAACNSLEEFNPMLGHRGCRLGNTYPEITEMQARAIIEAALNVQEKGIDVHPEIMVPLVGVIEELKLQAQIINETAEKVFAERGKRIAYKIGTMIEVPRAAVTAGKIAEVAEFFSFGTNDLTQMTFGYSRDDAGKFLKVYQDLGILKNDPFEVLDQEGVGGLMRQAVAGGRATKPELKVGICGEHGGEPSSVEFCHTLGMNYVSCSPFRVPIARIAAAQAAVR, encoded by the coding sequence ATGAGTACAAAAAATGTTTATTCTTTCGGTAATAAAACCGCCGAAGGAGACGGAAAGATGAGAGATTTGCTTGGAGGCAAAGGTGCAAATCTGGCTGAAATGAATCTAATCGGAATTCCGGTACCTCCGGGTTTTACCATTACTACCGAAATGTGTAATGAATATTATAGAATCGGGCAAGATGCTGTTGTTCAACTTATCAAACCGGAAGTAGAAGCCGCGATGAAACAAGTTGAGGACGCTGTTGCTGGTCCGAAATTCGGAGACAATACCAATCCTTTACTCGTTTCTGTACGTTCAGGCGCACGCGCATCCATGCCGGGTATGATGGACACTATCCTCAATCTCGGTTTGAACGATGCCGCTGTGGAAACTTTAGCTGCTAAAAGCGGCAATCCCCGTTTTGCATGGGACTCTTACCGTCGCTTTGTTCAAATGTATGGTGATGTTGTTTTAGGAATGAAACCCGTCAGCAAAGAAGATGAAGATCCTTTTGAAGTAATCATCCACAAAGCCAAACACGATAAAGGCATAGTAAACGATACAGATCTCACAACTGAAGATCTCCGCGAATTGGTGGTTAAATTCAAAGCTGCCGTAAAAGAAAATACCGGTAAAGACTTTCCTACCGATCCATGGGAACAACTATGGGGAGCCGTTATGGCTGTATTTGACAGCTGGATGAACGAACGTGCAATTCTCTACCGCAAACTGAATAAAATTCCTGCAGAATGGGGAACTGCCGTAAATGTTCAAGCGATGGTATTCGGTAACATGGGCAATAACTCAGCTACAGGTGTTGCTTTCACCCGTGACGCATCCACCGGAGAAGATCTTTTTAACGGTGAATACCTTATCAACGCTCAGGGAGAAGACGTGGTAGCCGGTATCCGCACGCCTCAACAAATTACCATAGAAGGTTCACGCCGCTGGGCTGCTCTGCAAAACATCAGTGAAGATGTGCGCAAAGAGCAATACCCATCGCTTGAAGAAGCTATGCCGGCTGCATATGCAGAGCTAAATGAAATTCAGCAAAAACTGGAAAACCATAGCGCTGATATGCAGGATATCGAATTTACTATTCAGGACGGTAAACTGTGGTTACTCCAAACCCGTAACGGGAAACGTACCGGTGCGGCTATGGTTCGCATTGCCAATGAAATGTTAAAAGAAGGAATGATTGACGAAAAGACAGCCCTCTTGCGCATTGAACCTCAGAAACTGGACGAACTCTTGCACCCTATTTTTGATCCTAAAGCAGTAAAATCCGCCAAAGTGATGGCAAAAGGTTTACCTGCATCTCCGGGCGCTGCTACCGGCCGTATCGTTTTCTTTGCCGATGACGCTGAAGAATGGGCCGAAAAACGCGAAAAAGTTATCCTTGTTCGTATTGAAACATCTCCCGAAGACCTTCGTGGTATGCACGTCGCTCAGGGTATCCTTACAGCCCGTGGAGGTATGACCTCTCACGCTGCCGTTGTTGCAAGAGGCATGGGTAAATGCTGTGTTTCCGGAGCCGGAGAAATAAAAATAGATTACAAAGCCCGTACAATTACAATGCGTGGCACAACCTATAATGAAGGTGACTGGATTTCATTGAATGGATCTACCGGTGATGTTTATGATGGTAAAGTAAATACAAAAGATGCCGAAGTTAGTGGCGACTTTGCTGAAATCATGACATTGGCCGACAAATACACAAAAATGGATGTTCGCACGAATGCTGACACCCCTAACGATGCAAGAGTTGCTCGTGGATTCGGTGCAAAAGGTATCGGATTATGCCGCACAGAGCACATGTTCTTCGAAGGAGTCCGCATCAAAGCAATGCGCGAAATGATCCTTTCGAAAGATGAAGCCGGACGTCGCGAAGCCCTTAAAAAGCTGTTGCCAATGCAAAGAGGTGACTTTGAAGGTATTTTTGAAGCAATGGACGGCTTTGGTGTCACAATCCGTTTGCTCGATCCTCCTCTTCACGAATTTGTTCCTCACCAACTGGCTACTCAAAAAGAGCTTGCTACAGAAATGGGCTTAACTCTCGACGAAGTTGTAGCTGCCTGCAATTCGCTGGAAGAATTTAACCCAATGCTCGGACACCGTGGATGCCGCTTAGGAAACACATACCCTGAAATTACGGAAATGCAGGCTCGTGCCATTATCGAAGCTGCTTTGAATGTACAAGAAAAAGGCATTGACGTTCATCCTGAAATCATGGTACCTTTGGTTGGTGTTATTGAAGAGCTGAAACTTCAGGCTCAAATCATCAATGAGACAGCCGAAAAAGTATTTGCCGAAAGAGGTAAACGCATTGCATATAAAATTGGCACAATGATTGAAGTTCCCCGCGCAGCAGTTACAGCAGGCAAAATTGCTGAAGTTGCCGAATTCTTCTCTTTCGGAACCAATGACCTCACTCAGATGACCTTCGGTTATTCACGTGACGATGCCGGCAAGTTCCTGAAAGTTTATCAGGATTTAGGCATTCTGAAGAATGATCCGTTTGAAGTCCTTGATCAGGAAGGCGTTGGCGGCCTGATGCGTCAGGCTGTAGCCGGAGGACGTGCCACGAAGCCCGAATTGAAAGTGGGTATTTGCGGAGAACATGGCGGAGAACCTTCTTCTGTAGAATTCTGTCACACCCTTGGCATGAACTACGTAAGTTGCTCACCTTTCCGTGTGCCCATTGCACGCATAGCCGCAGCACAAGCCGCAGTACGCTAA
- a CDS encoding MotA/TolQ/ExbB proton channel family protein: MSKTNQKKEQKLGDALRSTMTIVAILVAFVVCALVYHFIMGNPINFEGGNPEGKGLPGNYLAIIYKGGFIVPLLMTINLVLIIFTIERFISLGQAAGKGRLNVFVKNIQEDLKNDKIEEALVRCDKQKGSLANVLKAGLLRYRALQSESTLTKDQKILALQKEFEEATALELPILSRNVVIISTIASISVLTGLMGTVMGMIRAFAALATAGAPDAVALSTGISEALINTAFGIGGSLLAIILYNYFSTRIDNFTYKIDEAGFSLVQSFAASTK, translated from the coding sequence ATGAGCAAGACAAATCAAAAAAAAGAACAGAAATTGGGGGATGCACTAAGATCCACCATGACTATCGTCGCCATTCTAGTTGCTTTTGTGGTGTGCGCATTAGTTTACCATTTCATCATGGGTAACCCCATTAACTTTGAAGGTGGCAACCCTGAAGGAAAAGGTTTACCTGGCAACTATTTAGCTATTATCTACAAAGGTGGATTTATCGTACCTCTGTTGATGACCATCAACTTGGTATTGATCATCTTCACAATCGAACGTTTTATTTCTTTAGGTCAAGCTGCCGGTAAAGGTCGTTTGAACGTATTCGTTAAAAACATTCAGGAAGACCTGAAAAACGATAAAATCGAAGAAGCTCTCGTTCGTTGCGACAAACAAAAAGGTTCATTGGCTAACGTATTGAAAGCTGGTCTTCTCCGTTACCGTGCACTTCAATCAGAATCTACACTGACAAAAGATCAGAAAATTTTGGCTTTGCAGAAAGAATTCGAAGAAGCTACAGCTCTTGAATTGCCTATCCTTTCTCGTAACGTTGTAATCATTTCTACTATTGCTTCTATTTCAGTGTTAACCGGTCTTATGGGAACTGTAATGGGTATGATCCGTGCGTTTGCTGCTTTGGCAACTGCAGGTGCTCCTGATGCTGTTGCTTTGTCAACTGGTATCTCTGAAGCTCTTATCAACACAGCATTCGGTATCGGTGGTTCTTTGTTGGCAATCATTTTGTACAACTACTTCTCAACCCGTATTGACAACTTCACATATAAAATTGACGAAGCAGGTTTTAGCTTAGTACAATCGTTTGCAGCTTCCACAAAATAA
- a CDS encoding response regulator transcription factor, producing the protein MLKDRKIAVITSHFLEGRGLCSLLTENFSGIGIRLLTSPVELSDSECNSCDLFLVSADLFVLHFEYLLPRKNKVVVFGNTFSAELQHSSLPFLNVNTSESDFVKQIDNLLNKSISQDNNDGLTVRETEVLTLVAKGLLNKEIADQLGISLHTVISHRKNIASKLGIKTVSGFTMYAAMNGLISLS; encoded by the coding sequence ATGCTGAAAGATAGAAAAATAGCTGTTATTACAAGCCATTTTCTGGAAGGCAGGGGATTGTGTTCTCTGCTGACCGAAAATTTCAGTGGAATCGGGATTCGGTTATTGACTTCTCCGGTAGAATTGTCAGATTCTGAGTGTAATAGCTGTGATCTGTTTCTTGTGTCTGCAGACTTGTTTGTTCTTCATTTTGAGTATCTCTTGCCCAGGAAAAACAAAGTTGTTGTTTTTGGAAATACCTTTTCAGCTGAACTTCAGCACTCTTCATTGCCGTTTCTCAATGTAAATACTTCTGAGTCTGATTTTGTGAAACAGATTGATAACTTGCTTAATAAGTCTATTTCTCAGGATAATAATGATGGATTGACTGTTCGTGAAACAGAAGTGTTGACGTTGGTCGCCAAAGGACTGCTTAATAAAGAAATTGCTGATCAGTTGGGGATAAGTTTGCATACTGTGATTTCGCACCGAAAGAACATTGCATCCAAACTGGGTATTAAAACGGTTTCGGGTTTTACGATGTATGCTGCCATGAATGGACTTATTTCTTTAAGCTGA
- a CDS encoding ExbD/TolR family protein, which yields MGEVVTEEKAQKGAKKRPKKHPGRIDMTPMVDLMCLLLTFFILTAAFSKPKIMTITMPEKDDNTVPPKIDARRTLNILLTDSDRVYYYVGAIEPGKPQPQFVRSNFSKDGIRKVLLLKNKDLFTKITEYNESRVKGKIHVSDAAADEHIKSLKKDDNVGPIILIKADESAKYKDIVSIVDEMAITNIASYAIVDLSSVEKTLLKAQPR from the coding sequence ATGGGTGAAGTAGTTACAGAAGAAAAAGCGCAGAAAGGTGCAAAGAAACGCCCCAAAAAACATCCTGGCCGGATCGATATGACACCGATGGTGGACTTGATGTGTCTTTTGTTGACGTTCTTTATTCTTACCGCCGCGTTCAGTAAGCCCAAAATAATGACGATAACAATGCCTGAGAAGGATGATAACACCGTACCGCCTAAGATTGATGCTAGACGTACGTTGAACATTCTTTTAACAGACAGCGATCGTGTATATTATTATGTGGGTGCTATTGAACCGGGAAAACCCCAGCCTCAATTTGTAAGATCTAATTTCAGTAAAGATGGTATCAGAAAAGTTCTCTTGTTGAAAAACAAAGATCTGTTCACCAAAATTACAGAATACAACGAAAGCCGGGTTAAAGGTAAAATTCACGTATCGGATGCTGCTGCAGATGAACACATTAAAAGCCTGAAAAAGGATGATAATGTTGGTCCTATCATTTTGATAAAAGCAGATGAATCCGCTAAGTACAAAGATATCGTCTCGATTGTAGATGAAATGGCAATTACAAACATAGCTAGCTATGCGATTGTTGATTTGAGTAGTGTTGAAAAAACATTGCTTAAAGCACAACCCAGATAG